The following are encoded together in the Limanda limanda chromosome 12, fLimLim1.1, whole genome shotgun sequence genome:
- the LOC133015965 gene encoding gap junction delta-2 protein encodes MGEWTILERLLEAAVQQHSTMIGRILLTVVVIFRILIVAIVGETVYDDEQTMFVCNTLQPGCNQACYDKAFPISHIRYWVFQIIMVCTPSLCFITYSVHQSAKQKERRYSTVYLTLDKDQDSLKRDESKKIKNTIVNGVLQNTENSTKEAEPDCLEVKEIPNSAMRTTKSKLRRQEGISRFYIIQVVFRNALEIGFLVGQYFLYGFNVPSVYECDRYPCIKDVECYVSRPTEKTVFLVFMFAVSGFCVVLNLAELNHLGWRKIKTAVRGVQARRKSIYEIRNKDLPRMSVPNFGRTQSSDSAYV; translated from the exons TCCAGCAGCACTCTACTATGATAGGAAG GATCCTACTAACAGTGGTGGTCATCTTCCGGATTCTAATCGTAGCAATAGTCGGAGAGACCGTCTATGATGACGAGCAgaccatgtttgtttgtaacACCTTGCAACCGGGCTGCAACCAGGCATGCTACGACAAGGCGTTCCCCATTTCACACATCAGATATTGGGTCTTTCAGATCATCATGGTGTGCACGCCGAGCCTCTGCTTCATCACGTACTCCGTGCACCAGTCGGCCAAGCAGAAGGAGCGGCGCTACTCCACGGTCTACCTGACGCTGGACAAGGACCAAGACTCGCTGAAGCGCGACGAGAGCAAAAAGATCAAGAACACCATTGTTAACGGAGTACTGCAGAACACGGAGAACTCCACCAAAGAGGCCGAGCCGGACTGCTTGGAGGTCAAGGAGATCCCTAATTCGGCCATGAGAACTACAAAGTCCAAACTGCGGCGGCAGGAGGGCATCTCCCGGTTTTACATCATCCAGGTGGTGTTCAGGAACGCGCTGGAGATTGGCTTTTTGGTGGGCCAGTATTTCTTGTACGGATTCAACGTGCCCTCGGTGTACGAGTGCGACCGCTACCCCTGCATCAAAGACGTCGAGTGCTACGTGTCCAGGCCCACGGAGAAGACCGTGTTCCTGGTCTTCATGTTCGCGGTCAGCGGCTTTTGCGTGGTGCTCAACCTGGCCGAGCTCAATCACCTGGGCTGGAGGAAAATCAAAACGGCCGTGCGCGGCGTGCAGGCGCGGAGGAAGTCCATCTATGAGATCCGGAACAAGGACTTGCCCAGGATGAGTGTGCCCAATTTCGGCCGCACTCAGTCCAGTGACTCGGCCTATgtgtga